A region of the Lycium barbarum isolate Lr01 chromosome 1, ASM1917538v2, whole genome shotgun sequence genome:
ACAAGTGACCTTATATCCTTTACACTGAAGATGAATATTATTAGTTAAACTCAATACTTATTCAGTACGTACTTAATCAAGTAGCATTGGTTAACAAAGAAAATGTACAGGTAAGGTGCAAGGACAAGGGATTATGCAGTGAGGAAGGTACAAAGGTAGTGGTGACTGACAGTGGAGAAGGGCCTGGAACAGACTTCATTCTCAGCTACCGCGCCTATGCTAAATTGGCTAAGCAGCCTAATATGGCTAAGCATTTGTTTGCTAAAGGAGTGGTTGAAGTAGAATATCGTAGAGTTTCTTGCAAATATGGAGGAAATCTGATGCTTAAAATCAATGAACATAGCAAGTACCCTAACTACCTTGCTATTGTTCTTATGAACCAAGGTGGTGCTACTGACATCCTCGCTGTCGAAGTCTACGAGGTTCGTCTCATTTACCATATTAACAAAATCTTTTTGGGCTGCAATCAGTTGTGGAGGCAGAATTTTTATCGAAGTCTTCATtatctagtatatatatacattaaaaaAATTAACCTTTATATACAGTGAGATTTTACAACGAAGAGATTCATATGAACACCCTTCTTCTGCCCCTCTAGCTCCACCCTTGGCTGAAACTAGTGTGGATGGTAGACGAGTCGGAGCAGTGCAGAGGAGTCTGTCCACAAGCCCTATACCATATTGAGTCAACTTGCCACATTTACTATCCAATAATCCTATTTTTCCAACCTTATACAATTTTTAACTGTGCCAGTTCACTTAAATTAAGCTTAATAGTTGTAGTCAGGTTTAATCTCAAGGATGATCATCCAACTAATAAAGGTCTATTGCAGTAAAGTCATAAAAAATTGTAAATAAACAACACGGCCATATTTCGTAGCATAAAGTATAGGAAAGTCATCAAAAGTTCATCAACTTGGTGCATTGTATATTGATAACCTTTCAAGGACTATCTACCTTTAGTATTTATGTGATGTTAAGAGTCTATCTTGGCAAACATGAATAATTGCTATATGTTGATGCAGGAGAAAACACAAGAATGGATATCAATGAGGAGGTCCTATGGAGCTGTGTTCGACCTACCGAACCCACCAAATGGTGAACTTAAAGTGAGGTTCCTCACAAGTGCTGGTGCTGAGACCAAATGGGTGCAGTCTGATAAGGCTGTAATCCCTGCTGAATGGAAAGCTGGGACTACTATTGAGACAGACATTCAGCTCtcttagacaaaaaaaaaaaaaaaaatatatatatatatatatataagcagtATAACATATATCTATGTCTAATGAGTTATTAGTGCTTGGCTATCAGTTTACAGAAGTAATTTTAGATTAGTTGCAGGCATACTAGGAATCACGCCACGCTGAACACGATGCTTCAACCATCGTCTTGAGTTGTTATCATGTGTTAAGTTCTTGTACTTCGTTCTctaataaatattatattataATAGTAATAAATTTCTTCACTGCTGTTTGTTTTAACTATCTTGTTGAGTTATCATGGCTCAAGTTCTTGTACTTCGTTCTCTATTTGATGTAAAACATAATACTAGTAGCAGTTGATTCAACATATAAGTAATGAGTGTAGTTGCAACTAGTAAAGTTGGAACACTTTATATCATCTGTTCTAGTGTGGTCAGATTTTGCAGCAGCCAGGGATCTTGAATACGTCCCTGTTCTTTCCACTGCTGACATGATTGTTAAATTCACAAAAGAAACAACAGATCTTAACTACAGTTATCAGATGACAACTTCCGTCACGTGCATTGATTCAGTAAGTATGGTGAGCTTGCATTTGATATTTGCTCGAGTATACCGTCTTCCAATAATAAGGATTGGATTCTAAACCTTTTTGAACGACGACACATTTAGCAACACAAACTGTATGTCAACAAAGGTTATGTCGCTCGGACTCTTCAATAATGCAGCCGAACACTTGTCAGATCCTCTAAAAAAAGAGCACTGCTATTTTAAGGATTCGGCACACACCCATtgacatttttggagagtccaagCAACATAAATCACATGTACAAAGGCAACAACTGCCTCTCCGTCAGTTTATCATTGACCATTGTAGAATTCTTCAAGTTCGTGAAGAACATATTGGAAATGCAAAATCACAGTCCTGATTAGGGAAAGCTTATGAGCCTCCCTGAACAAGCTTCTCTTTCCATGCAAAATCAGTATGCACACACCCACAAAGTAGCAGATATTATTTAGTTATAGGAAAAGAAGAGATAGATACAAACACTAAAGCATCCTGATTCATGTATGAGGAGAAAAACACATAGTATATCATTCAGTGCAAATGCAGCTAAAAGACATAACAGCAACGAGAACGAATAAATGCAGCGGAAATTCTTACATCAAATATGAGGAATTTTTCACCTCAACTTGAAAGAAAGCTTTACTAACCCCTAGTACATCCTACCACTACACTCTGAAGATCCACAATAGCATTTCTTCACCTTGATATTGCCATCAGAGTCATGTACCTGATCCACGGAATAATTATAATGGTACATGAGCTCCGCCAAAGGAGGAATGTTATCTGCTGCAAAAAGCATGATATGAGGCATTTTCTTATCTTCATGATCATAAAGAACGTTTTGTGCATACAAATTAGGTGAACAACTGTGATTGATAAAACGCCCAATATTTCCACACTGAGCTGCGTCAATTGTATAACCACCTTCTTCTACTACCTCATTTAATTCTGCTGAAGAGTTTACGGAACAATCACTATAGTTCTGCCCAATATCAAAAAGGTACTCATCATTACCAATTCTTCGTTCAGCTTCCTTGTCTTGAAGAAGTTCTCCTGCATACTCACATATAAAGGTTCCTGAAGGAATAGATGTTAAAGCTCTCACACCCCAGCCCCTTGAATTTGTCTTAAAGATCTCAAGTGGAACTTTAATACCGTGTTGGCCAACTCTATTGTAGCAAGAGGGGGGGCACTTACAATGAGGACCACATTCATATACAAGAGGCTTCACTTCAACAATAGCCCCGTTACGGTTGTATGGGATCTCTCCTCCATTTTTAACTGCACATGAGCACTTCTTGGAATCCGAACATCTACCAACACAATCACAACCTTTAAAAGGAGAAGGCTTGAACCAGTCAGGATATATCATCTTCTTGATGTAATTGAACAGTGGAGGTTTCTCACCATCAATTGTGTTCACAGCACTTATTGCGAATGTCTCCTTTCCTTCTGTAATGTCGTGGACACAAACACCATGGCGCACTTTGTTCTTTTTTGATGACTTTACTTCTTTCCAAGCAAGCTCTGGTTGCCCAGGAATTCTCACCAACTTAAACATAAAAACCATCTTACCCTTTGGCCCTTGTTCTGTCCAATAATTCTCAACAGTGTACAACCCATCATAAACATATGTCGTCACTACCTTACCTTTACCATCCACAGATTCAGAGGTCTTGGTCTCCTTAGATCCACGAATCACCCGAACAGGATTCTTTACTGATATACTATTCTTCAAAGCTAAATTACCTCTTTCCAGCTTCTGATCCTCGGGGGTTTTGACCTTACCTACCACATTTCCACCTTGCCCAGAATAAATCAACACATCAGCGTCTTCCAGACCGTCATCATAGACCCCTGAAGAAACAATACTAATCGCGATCAGCGTACCTCCCTGCTTCATGTAATCTATACCAGCCTGATATAGGCGATGAACCCCCACAATAGCAA
Encoded here:
- the LOC132610239 gene encoding expansin-like B1; its protein translation is MAVFLKNDYTVLCMFLLLPTLCYSNNYVSRATYYSTPDGKGTPSGACGYGDYGKDVNSGHVFTASKRLYKNGAGCGACYQVRCKDKGLCSEEGTKVVVTDSGEGPGTDFILSYRAYAKLAKQPNMAKHLFAKGVVEVEYRRVSCKYGGNLMLKINEHSKYPNYLAIVLMNQGGATDILAVEVYEEKTQEWISMRRSYGAVFDLPNPPNGELKVRFLTSAGAETKWVQSDKAVIPAEWKAGTTIETDIQLS